A genome region from Maridesulfovibrio salexigens DSM 2638 includes the following:
- a CDS encoding tyrosine-type recombinase/integrase, translated as MAKWISVKDEFGKNCGVRYRTHETRKHGIMADRYYAIRFQVNGKRVEEGYGWASNGISEKMAIEKAKELKAKARAGETSFRLRHEKEAQLQAELEESLKGSIDQLFNAYVADLKGKGKKSWKEVQRALLTGKYAAVNFIGRDVKAKHITPKHIQALLKETYKRGPSMASHLRGYLHSAFSYGIVREHDYTRAAQEITFDISNNPVAAIPKDSKAEKVGERVLTPEELKIVWYECNQPAIKLIIATGGQRVLEILECKRTEFDLDENLWIIPAERVKNGREHVVPLTERAKEIVISRKSKYLHLFPNAGRPSDPREIPSLGRAVTRFCKRVDMKHWTPRDLRRTVRTMLADQQVPSYLLNIHFNHGKQEVGEKHYDKSSHLAEKLEVMGVWEETLKSILTHNA; from the coding sequence ATGGCAAAGTGGATCAGCGTTAAGGATGAGTTCGGCAAAAACTGCGGTGTGCGCTACCGTACACACGAAACCCGCAAGCATGGAATCATGGCTGACAGATATTACGCCATTCGGTTTCAGGTGAACGGCAAACGTGTTGAAGAGGGCTACGGCTGGGCCTCAAACGGTATATCCGAAAAGATGGCCATTGAAAAAGCTAAGGAGCTGAAAGCAAAGGCCCGTGCAGGTGAAACCAGTTTTCGCCTCAGACACGAGAAAGAAGCCCAGCTCCAAGCCGAGCTTGAAGAATCCCTTAAAGGCTCCATAGACCAGCTTTTCAACGCTTATGTTGCCGATCTCAAGGGCAAGGGCAAGAAATCATGGAAAGAGGTTCAACGCGCCCTGCTCACTGGCAAGTATGCCGCGGTAAACTTCATAGGCCGGGACGTTAAAGCCAAACACATTACACCGAAGCATATACAAGCCCTTTTGAAGGAAACATATAAGCGCGGCCCGTCCATGGCCTCACACCTCCGGGGATATCTGCATAGTGCTTTCAGCTATGGAATTGTCCGCGAACACGATTACACCCGCGCCGCGCAGGAAATCACTTTCGACATCAGCAACAACCCCGTTGCCGCCATTCCCAAAGATTCAAAGGCTGAAAAAGTCGGTGAGCGAGTTCTTACACCTGAAGAACTTAAAATCGTCTGGTACGAGTGCAACCAGCCAGCAATCAAGCTAATTATTGCAACTGGCGGTCAGCGTGTGCTTGAAATTCTGGAGTGCAAAAGAACTGAATTTGATCTTGATGAAAATCTTTGGATTATCCCCGCCGAAAGGGTCAAGAATGGGCGTGAACACGTTGTACCGCTCACAGAAAGAGCAAAAGAGATAGTCATATCCAGAAAATCAAAATATCTGCACCTATTCCCCAATGCAGGCCGCCCCAGTGACCCGCGCGAGATCCCCAGCCTAGGCCGTGCAGTAACCAGATTCTGCAAACGTGTAGACATGAAGCACTGGACCCCGCGCGATCTGCGCCGCACAGTCAGAACCATGCTCGCCGACCAGCAAGTGCCGAGCTACCTGCTCAACATCCATTTCAACCACGGCAAGCAGGAAGTCGGCGAAAAACACTATGACAAATCTTCACATCTGGCTGAGAAGTTGGAAGTTATGGGGGTGTGGGAAGAAACGTTAAAATCAATCCTGACCCATAACGCATAA
- a CDS encoding Na(+)-translocating NADH-quinone reductase subunit A, which translates to MIKLKKGLDIPISGEPALDIFEEKSPSTVAVLGGDYVGMKPSMAVAEGDTVKLGQPIFADKKIDGVVFTAPGAGKVLAVNRGERRTLQSVVIELDDAAGEVEFPAYDSDKLLGLDREKVVDNLVKSGLWTAFRTRPFSKTPAPESEPRSIFVTAMDTNPLAMDPAPVIWKESDAWLDGLRILTCLNDTINVCVTGGTALPLIQEVKMHMFSGPHPAGLPGTHIHFVDPVGPSKTVWHIGYQDVIAIGKLFTTGRLATERYVALSGPMVNRPRIIKTRLGANLDEMLSGELKDGAVRAISGSVLTGTKAEGPLAFLGRFHNQVSALTEGGESELLGWLAPGCDKFSVKSVFASAFSKKKKRFDMNTLLGGSHRAIFPTGSYEQVMPLDILPTYLVRAMAVMDTDEAQALGCLELDEEDLALLSFVDCGKNDFGLMLREVLTQIEKEG; encoded by the coding sequence ATGATAAAACTCAAAAAAGGACTCGATATTCCTATCTCGGGCGAGCCCGCACTGGATATTTTCGAAGAAAAATCTCCCAGTACCGTGGCTGTCCTCGGTGGCGACTATGTCGGAATGAAACCGAGCATGGCCGTTGCGGAGGGAGATACGGTCAAGCTGGGACAGCCCATCTTTGCGGATAAAAAGATTGACGGCGTCGTCTTTACCGCACCGGGAGCCGGAAAGGTCCTTGCTGTTAACAGAGGTGAACGCAGGACATTGCAGTCTGTGGTCATCGAACTTGATGACGCTGCCGGCGAAGTGGAGTTCCCGGCATATGATTCAGACAAGCTGCTCGGTCTGGACCGAGAAAAGGTTGTCGATAATCTAGTGAAATCCGGTCTTTGGACCGCGTTTCGTACGCGTCCGTTCAGCAAGACTCCGGCCCCGGAATCCGAACCCCGTTCAATCTTTGTCACAGCTATGGATACCAATCCTCTGGCTATGGACCCAGCTCCCGTTATCTGGAAAGAATCCGACGCCTGGTTGGATGGCTTGCGGATACTTACCTGCCTTAACGATACAATTAATGTCTGCGTTACCGGCGGGACTGCGTTGCCTCTGATTCAGGAAGTGAAAATGCATATGTTCTCGGGACCGCATCCTGCGGGGCTACCCGGAACCCATATCCATTTCGTTGATCCTGTAGGTCCTTCCAAAACGGTTTGGCACATAGGCTATCAGGATGTCATCGCCATAGGTAAGCTCTTCACTACAGGCAGGCTTGCCACTGAACGTTATGTCGCTCTCTCCGGACCGATGGTTAACCGCCCGCGCATCATCAAGACCCGCCTAGGCGCTAACCTTGATGAAATGCTGTCCGGTGAACTTAAGGACGGGGCTGTTCGGGCTATTTCCGGTTCGGTTCTGACCGGGACAAAAGCAGAGGGCCCGCTGGCCTTTTTAGGCCGTTTCCACAATCAGGTCTCAGCACTTACCGAAGGCGGGGAAAGTGAACTTCTGGGCTGGCTGGCTCCGGGGTGCGATAAATTCTCCGTCAAGTCCGTATTTGCCTCGGCTTTCAGCAAAAAGAAAAAGCGTTTTGATATGAATACGCTTTTGGGGGGCAGCCACCGCGCCATCTTCCCCACCGGGTCTTATGAGCAGGTTATGCCGCTGGACATCCTGCCGACTTATCTGGTCCGGGCTATGGCTGTCATGGATACGGATGAAGCGCAGGCCCTCGGTTGTCTGGAGCTGGATGAGGAAGACCTCGCCCTGTTGTCCTTCGTGGATTGCGGCAAGAATGATTTCGGGCTCATGCTGCGCGAAGTCCTCACTCAAATTGAGAAGGAAGGGTAA
- a CDS encoding ABC-three component system protein, which yields MINDKNFTGVNARNVAGRDVIEQNTIYSPTSPIMDLLTKLSEGEDTETQDYIDKLKDFMRSNGKESTEIIGLEKKLHNGGAEQYYIEYALECKEEFSKILEKNSTSCYTQEVFAHLMSSIRTKFIHHVRPELSNKKCCEVLNLLHKAVIIPTIQLVIPNPLNINEELICGMLFYLTGNCHVEWGNAGLQ from the coding sequence ATGATTAACGATAAAAATTTTACCGGTGTAAACGCAAGAAATGTTGCTGGTCGGGACGTAATTGAGCAGAACACTATATATAGCCCGACCTCGCCGATTATGGACTTGCTCACGAAGCTTTCAGAAGGCGAAGACACTGAAACTCAAGACTACATAGATAAACTTAAAGACTTCATGAGATCCAATGGAAAAGAATCCACTGAAATAATAGGGCTTGAAAAGAAACTACACAACGGCGGAGCTGAGCAATATTACATTGAGTATGCCCTTGAATGCAAAGAGGAATTCTCAAAGATCCTCGAGAAGAACTCTACTAGTTGCTACACACAAGAAGTGTTCGCGCACTTAATGAGTTCTATTCGGACCAAATTTATACACCATGTTAGACCGGAATTATCTAACAAAAAATGTTGCGAAGTTCTCAACCTACTTCATAAAGCAGTCATCATACCAACCATACAACTTGTTATTCCAAATCCGCTGAACATAAACGAAGAGCTGATTTGCGGAATGCTTTTCTATCTAACTGGCAACTGTCATGTGGAGTGGGGAAATGCTGGTCTACAATAG
- a CDS encoding NADH:ubiquinone reductase (Na(+)-transporting) subunit B, whose protein sequence is MRKLLDKMHGAVTGDGKYKKYYPVYEMVDTFLYSPTETSSGSPHVRDAIDLKRVMITVVFALIPCFYMAMWNTGYQANAALASMGLEAGTGWRWSVMSGLGLSANPESFGANIMLGALYFFPIYIVCNIAGGFWETLFAVIRKHEINEGFLVTGSLIPLIVPPHIPLWQVALATSFGVVIGKEIFGGTGKNILNPALLARAFLFFAYPAHISGNSVWVPVDGFSGATPLALAAEGGINAVVAKYSWWDCFIGTIPGSLGETSTLACLIGGVVLVFTGIASWRIMVSLLGGAFAVAIIFNAVSSGSNPMMTVSPLWHLVMGGLAFGMVYMATDPVSSSMTHKGQFYYGALIGIMIVLIRTVNPAYPEGVMLAILFGNVCAPFIDNLVMRANIKRRTVRSV, encoded by the coding sequence ATGAGAAAACTGCTTGATAAAATGCATGGTGCCGTTACCGGGGATGGGAAATACAAGAAGTATTATCCGGTCTACGAGATGGTGGACACCTTTTTATATTCGCCGACCGAAACCAGTTCCGGATCGCCCCACGTGCGCGATGCCATTGATCTGAAAAGGGTCATGATTACTGTTGTTTTTGCTCTGATTCCCTGTTTCTACATGGCAATGTGGAACACCGGGTATCAGGCTAATGCCGCTCTGGCTTCCATGGGACTTGAAGCGGGTACCGGATGGCGCTGGAGCGTAATGAGCGGGCTCGGATTGAGTGCAAATCCTGAAAGTTTCGGGGCTAACATTATGTTGGGTGCACTTTATTTCTTCCCCATTTATATCGTCTGCAATATCGCAGGTGGATTCTGGGAAACCCTTTTTGCTGTTATTCGTAAACATGAAATCAACGAAGGCTTTCTGGTCACCGGTTCGCTTATCCCGTTGATTGTCCCTCCGCATATCCCGCTCTGGCAGGTTGCTCTGGCAACCAGTTTCGGTGTGGTTATCGGTAAGGAAATCTTCGGCGGAACAGGTAAAAACATCCTCAACCCGGCTCTTCTGGCCCGCGCCTTTCTTTTCTTCGCTTATCCGGCGCACATCTCAGGCAACAGTGTCTGGGTTCCGGTCGACGGATTCTCCGGTGCTACTCCGCTTGCTCTGGCTGCCGAAGGAGGAATAAATGCGGTTGTTGCCAAATATTCATGGTGGGACTGCTTTATCGGAACTATTCCGGGATCTTTGGGTGAAACTTCAACCCTTGCCTGTCTGATCGGCGGGGTAGTGCTGGTCTTCACTGGAATTGCTTCATGGCGAATTATGGTTTCACTGCTGGGCGGAGCTTTTGCAGTTGCGATTATTTTTAATGCCGTAAGCAGCGGTTCCAATCCCATGATGACTGTCAGCCCTCTCTGGCATCTGGTCATGGGTGGCTTGGCTTTCGGAATGGTCTACATGGCCACTGACCCGGTTTCATCGTCAATGACTCACAAAGGGCAGTTCTATTACGGCGCCCTTATTGGAATCATGATTGTCCTGATCCGTACGGTCAACCCGGCCTATCCAGAAGGAGTCATGCTGGCGATTCTGTTCGGTAACGTGTGTGCCCCTTTCATAGACAATCTCGTGATGCGGGCCAACATCAAGCGAAGGACGGTGCGCAGTGTCTAA
- a CDS encoding MFS transporter, with amino-acid sequence MAVLATAFFSTFGVGAYTFSLSLSADSIGLSASWLGLAFSGYFLARLVLAPLAGCSADYFGPIPLLRWACGIGTAVPCLYHFFPMVESLGLIQICLGFCAGIVKPVSMSLLGQCTRQKERGRLFALYNTCLYSAFIIGPIVGGAGIGFQGKLGFVSLIWPALGMGLSFVALLMNSSEDAPASKEKQKETEGLPWRKAGFLPLLLAVLGRTAGASVVITFLPRLISEHFGLSGYLAGFLFALPNLAIILAMPATGRWADSRDRAGLTFLGMGFCAACLFGLGQPVPLWIFCLLVAGMGFGSALSLPASMSLAADMGGAKGRVMGVFLGVSNLGFVLGPGIAGFAAEAGGMADAFELTALFGGLCLLPTLISMSKRLYAD; translated from the coding sequence ATGGCGGTCCTTGCCACGGCCTTTTTTTCAACTTTCGGGGTCGGAGCATACACCTTTTCCTTGTCTTTGAGCGCCGATTCCATCGGATTATCCGCATCCTGGCTTGGGCTTGCTTTCTCAGGATATTTTTTAGCCCGTCTTGTTCTTGCGCCACTGGCAGGGTGCAGTGCGGATTATTTTGGCCCAATCCCTCTGCTGCGATGGGCTTGCGGGATAGGAACTGCTGTTCCGTGCCTTTATCATTTTTTTCCGATGGTGGAGTCACTGGGGCTAATTCAGATTTGTCTTGGATTCTGCGCAGGTATAGTTAAGCCGGTGAGTATGTCCCTGCTTGGTCAGTGCACTAGGCAAAAGGAGAGAGGACGTCTCTTTGCCCTATATAATACATGTTTATACTCTGCATTTATCATTGGTCCAATTGTCGGAGGAGCCGGGATCGGTTTTCAAGGGAAGCTGGGATTTGTGTCCTTGATCTGGCCCGCGCTGGGGATGGGATTATCTTTTGTGGCGCTTTTAATGAATAGCTCTGAAGACGCTCCGGCTTCGAAGGAAAAACAAAAAGAAACCGAAGGATTGCCGTGGCGCAAAGCCGGTTTTCTGCCTCTTCTACTGGCTGTATTGGGGCGAACCGCAGGAGCGTCCGTTGTTATTACTTTTCTGCCCCGGTTGATCAGTGAACATTTCGGCTTGAGCGGTTATTTGGCCGGGTTTCTCTTCGCTCTTCCCAATCTGGCGATCATTTTGGCAATGCCTGCAACAGGACGCTGGGCTGATTCGCGTGACCGCGCCGGTTTAACTTTTCTGGGCATGGGGTTTTGTGCGGCCTGTCTTTTTGGTCTGGGACAGCCTGTTCCTCTGTGGATCTTTTGTCTGCTTGTTGCGGGTATGGGCTTTGGGTCAGCATTGTCGCTTCCGGCCTCCATGTCTTTGGCTGCCGACATGGGAGGAGCGAAAGGGCGGGTTATGGGTGTTTTTCTGGGAGTATCTAATCTCGGCTTTGTCCTGGGTCCCGGGATAGCAGGATTTGCCGCTGAAGCTGGCGGCATGGCAGATGCTTTTGAGCTCACGGCTCTGTTTGGAGGATTGTGTCTGCTGCCTACGCTGATATCCATGAGTAAAAGGCTTTATGCTGATTGA